The DNA region CAGTGATAACTTTACCCACCAAGGTGCGTCTGGCTAATTTATCACTGCTTTCATCGTCACTCTGGAGTTCAATGATGCTACCCTCAAGATCCTGGGGTGAGTGTGGATCATTATGATCTTTGTTTGGCAGGCTTGCGTCATTCCTGGGTAATGGAGAAGCGGGTGGTGACCTCAGAGTATCAGGGTTTTGAACATTGTGTCCTGGTGAGTTGTCCTCCAGATCTGTCCTCAGCTCATTCATCGTGTTAGCTACAGTGGGCCGTGGTTCCTTCGTATGGAGAGTGTGTAGTGGAAGGATGAAAAGCGAGAATTTTGCACTGGAAAGTTGGAAAGGTTGGAACTTTGTAATGAAAGTTGAAAAAGGTGTGAACTTTACTCACAGAAACTTCCCAAGCGGAAGAAGAAACCCCCAAATTGGGGCAATGTTAGCTCTTCTTAACTTTAACTCACGGTTTCCTTAAGGTGCTAAAACCCTAATgccaaaaccctagcagagcaagTTAAAAGAGAATCCCTACAGAAAGACTGGCTTCCGAACAAAAAAATtgccatcttttttttttatttttttttattttcaactgAACACTCATTCATTTTTGTGAAGAAAATTGGGCCCTAGGCCCAATAACAGCCCGAGGGCAATGGGGTAAAAAGCAAAAGACTGTTGGCTGAGAAAGTCTTGAGTTGAGCGAGTGAGAGAGTTTTCGCGGTAAAACTTGCAACGACGACCATCGCAAACCCTCGTTCATCGATCGATGGTTCAATTCCAGGAGCACATAATCACAGAGCTTCTAGAAGACTCCAATGGCGGTCTCGTCATCCTCTCTTCCGGCCTCTCTCTCTCGAAACTCATCTCctctctcctccttctccaCTCCTCTTCTCAAGGCACACTCCTCCTTCTCTCTCCTTCTTCCACCACTCTCAAATCCAAAATCAACTTCCAcctcaaaaccctaaacccccaaTTCTACCAAATCCCCTCCGAAATCACCGCCGATCTCCCCGCCCACCACCGCCACTCCCTCTACACCTCCGGCAACGCCTTCTTCATCACCGCTAGGATCCTCATCGTCGACCTCTTAACCAACAGACTCCCTACCTCCAAAATCGCCGGGATCGTCCTCCTCAACGCGCATTCCATCTCCGAGACTTCCACTGAAGCGTTCATTGTTAGAATCTTCCGGTCACTCAATCGCGATGCGTACGTCCGTGCTTTCTCTGATAAGCCTCACGCGATGGTATCAGGTTTCGCGAAGGCGGAGAGGACCATGAAGTGTTTGTTCCTGCGGAGGCTGCATCTCTGGCCGAGGTTTCAGGTGTATGTGTCGCAGGAATTGGAGAGGGACCCGCCGGATGTGGTGGATATAAGGGTGCCGATGACTAGGTATATGGTGGGGATTCAGAAGGCTATTATCGAGGTCATGGACGCGTGCTTGAAGGAGATGAGGAAGACCAATAAGGTTGACATTGAGGATTTGACGGTGGAGAATGGCTTGTTCAAGTCATTTGATGAGATTGTGAGGAGGCAGTTGGATCCAATTTGGCATACTTTGGGGAAAAAGACTAAGCAGCTTGTTTCGGACCTTAAGACCTTGAGGAAATTGTTGGATTATCTAGTCAGGTCAGATTCTTAATGTATTTATTTAGTCTTTCTCTGCATCAATCATTCATATTTAAGCTTGGTTTTAGAAAGTGGAGCACTTCATTGTGTGACCTCAATAATCTGTTCATTGTTGGATatactttcaagtttcaatttATTCAGCTGAAGAATATAGTGATTATAAGAGGGGCTGATTGTGTGGCTGGCTTATTCCTCTTGTAGGTATGATGCAGTAACTTACTTGAAATATTTGGATACACTGAGAGTGTCGGAGAGTTTTCGATCTGTTTGGATATTTGCAGAGGCGAGCTATAAGATATTTGACTATGCAAAGAAACGTGTTTTCCACCTTGTGAGGTCAGACGGTACGAAATTAAATGGGCAGAGTAAGGGTGgaaaaaacaagaagaaaaaagttAAAGGGGATAACAAAGACACTGAAGAAGGTAAGAACTTTATTACTATGTTTTCTTTGTGCTATATAGTGGTATAGGTCATGGCTTTTTGGTACTGCTTTATTATATGAAGGTTAgcttttaaaattaaacaagTAAAAGGAAATGAGATGTGCCATCCCAAGTTAATCGATGACATTTTCTTTCagcttaaattttaatttagatGCTTCGTGTAACAGTTGACGGTACTTCATCAGCTAGTTCAAATGCTGGCTTAGTTTTGGAGGAAGTATTGGAAGAAGCGCCGAAATGGAAGGTCTTACGTGTGAGTCAGTGAGTTCCAATTCTAGAAAGCCTTTGAGCTATgttcattttattttgtttcatatttGAGACAGACATTAATTTGACATTGTTTCTAACATTTTTTTAGCTTATTTGTTGTTTCGAAATCGGATGGCCTGAAATGGGTTAGGGGAAAATAGTTTAATTTGATGAATGTTGGATATTTTAGGATGAATCTTGATCTAATTATATCATTATAGGAGGTTCTGGAGGAGGTAGAAGAAGAAAGACAAAAGCAAGGTACATTGAGAGAAGAAGTATTGGCTGAAGGTGAAGACACCGACAATGGCATTGTATTAGTGGCATGCAAAGATGAAATGTCGTGCTTGCAGCTTGAAGAATGCATCACCAACAGTCCCAAAAAGGTTTTCTCCCCTACACTTGTCCTATGATATGTCATCTTATAAAGTGTGATCTGGGTGGCTCTATTGCTACCTTGTTCTTTACTTTGTTTAGCTGGTGACAGTAAGAAGTTTCATGTTCTACTTTGTTGGTTAATAGTCATCATGACAAGAAGAAACTGAGTTTTATACCCTGTATATTATGTGTTATTTGTGAAGGTCATGCGTGAAGAATGGGCGAAGTACTTGCTAAACAAAGTACAGCTGCGTGACATAGTGCATAAGAAAAAGAAGCCAAAGGATCCTAAAGGTTTTGGTATTCTTGATGGAGTTACTCCGATTGCACCTGCTCAGAAAATGGAAACCAGCACCATTAATAAGCAGGAGCATGATGCACTTCTGGCTGCGGCATCAGAACTAAAAAAGCGTGTCGAAAATGTTCATGTTGTTGAAGATACTCTTCAGCCTGATTTTAGTGGACAGGTTCgctcaaaaggaaaaagaaaattggGGAATAGAAATAGCCCAATCATTGTTGATGGCTTGGGAGCTCAGACTGATAATAAAGACGCATCAACAAGTGAGAAAACTGGGATGTCTGTGGACAACATGGTTCTTCGAAGGCATACTAATCCTGATTCGGCATCAGGAAGTGGGAAGCCACTACCACCAGTACATTTTTATGCCCTAGAAAGTGACCAGCCTGTTTTGGACATATTAAAGCCCTCTATAATCATTGTTTACCATCCAGACATGGCCTTTGTTCGGGAAATTGAAGTTTACAAAGCTGAGAATCCCTCAAAAAGGTTGAaggtatattttattttctatgaaGATTCCACTGAGGTTCAGAAGTTTGAGGCAAGTATACGTAGAGAGAATGGAGCATTTGAATCTTTGATCAGGCAAAAATCTATGATGATGATTCCAGTTGACCAGGtttgttttacttttttttcttcccctcttgtttttccttctttttggtTGCTGGTTGGGTCCTTTGTTCTGGATGTGGTTGCCTTCAGTAAAGCAAAGAGGGAGTGTGGCACTGCAAGTTATCAAATAATTGATTTCTGATTTCATTTTCCTCTTTTTCCTCTCCTTTTTGACGGGTGCATTATTTGCCTTCTGTTTTTCAGGGTGGGCATTGTTTAGGACTGAATTCTACTTTAGAGGCAGATTTAAATACTCCTCAGAACTCAATAACCAGAAAAGCGGGTGGGAGAAAGGAGGTTGATAAAGACATGCAGGTTTGTGATATTTTCTGTGTGTGGTGTATGATCTTTGCCTCATACTTATCAGGGAGTTATAGTTTGTGAATTTCCAAAATTTCAGGTCATTGTGGACATGCGGGAGTTCATGAGCAGCCTTCCAAATGTTCTTCATCAAAAGGGAATGCGCATAATTCCAGTGACCCTAGAAGTTGGTGACTACATCCTATCACCATTAATTTGTGTGGAAAGAAAAAGTATTCAAGATCTGTTTATGAGCTTCACATCAGGTCGTCTATACCACCAGGTGGAGACAATGGTGCGATATTATAGAATACCTGTGCTCTTGATTGAGTTTTCACAGGATAAAAGCTTTTCGTTCCAGGTATGCTGATCTGCATACACCTCTGTCTTCTCTGCTGTTAATAAGAAAGCTTGCCAAGTTGCCATTACTATTTTGGTCCAAACTCCAAACTAAACCAATACCAATTTCAGGCCTGGGTATTATGTTAGAATTTTAGTACAATTTGACTGTGCTAATAGAAAGTGTTGTTTGTTACTTTGGCTTTAATAGAGAATTAGTGATTATTCAATcattgatatattattatttatatagtaTGACACAGCATAAGGAGTATTAGTCTTGTAGATTAACATTTCCTTTTGTGGGATTGTGAATGACATTGGATCTTTCATGGATATCTTTTCCAGTCTGCTAGTGATATTGGTGACGATGTGACACCCAATAGCATTATATCGAAGTTGTCATTGCTTGCTCTACACTTTCCCCGGCTACGAATAATCTGGTCTAGAAGTTTGCATGCCACTGCTGAAATATTTGCTTCACTGAAGGCAAATCAAGATGAACCAGATGAGACAAAGGCAATGAGAGTGGGTGTCCCCTCAGAAGAAGGAATTGTGGAAGATGATGTGAGGTAAGTTGCTTTTCATagttgaagacttgaagctTGAACAAAGGATGAAGTGTAATTGTGTTGGTTACTGTTTCATTTTCTGTTCTAAATAATGGTTTGTTGATGTATCACAGGGCTGAAAATTACAACACGTCGGCTGTGGAGTTTCTAAGACGACTTCCAGGTGTGACAGATTCGAACTACAGGGCCATAATGGACGGGTGTACGAGCTTGGCAGAACTTGCACTTCTTCCTCTAGAGAAGCTGGCTGAATTAATGGGTGGTCATAAAGCTGCTCGGACTCTTAGAGAATTTCTCGATGCTAAATATCCAACTTTGTTGTGAGGCTCAATAGGACAATTCATTTGTACAAATGGTACCAACAATTTATTTAAGGTGACTATTAATTTCGATTACGCATCATTGGGGTTATAAGGGAGGGATTGGTAGAAAACGGGTGATTGAGTTATTAAAATATTTGTATTGCTTCATTCTGTTGCAATTTTGCTGTATGTTGTATTGCTGACTTTAAAAATGTGTATTTTCATCATTTCTCATTTGTTCATTTGTAACTTCAATTCCTTTTGTGTTCATGTCCTAATCTGATGGTTCTATTTTATTGAGAGCAACTTTTTACCGTTTAGTAGATAGGTCTGAGTACTTGAGAACATGACATATTAGTTCTACATATTTTTGATACAGAACAGAACTGTATATCTGATTGACTTTGATTCCCAGAAAAAGTTGAAAATAAAGAGAGCAAACTTGAATAATATTTTAGACCCTTTTTATTGATAAAAATGCCATCTCTACTCTCCTGAAACAAAATCTTCAAAAAAGCAAAACAGTAGACACTCCATACCCGCAGGAAGAACTCAATCAAGGTGATGCCCAACATAGTTTAGTAAATAGTAATCCTTCCTCGGACCATGTTTGGAGATCCATTTCATTCAATTTTCAACTGCTATAAAAAAGAaagttttcaaggaaaaatgTGAATTGAACTAGAAGTACTTTAAAATTATTCttaaaatttatataaacacactctcacactttgtttggtaggatagagagagataaaaaagagagagtagagaagagagaagttgagtagagagaaatatgtaaGAAATAATGTACactctgtttggtagagaagagagagatagagaagagagagtagagaagagagaagttgagtagaagGAAAcaggtgagaaatagagtagatttataGGTTGTTTGGTGTGATAAATCAAACCTTCACTCATCTCTCTTCAATCTCTCTTCAATTTGGAGAGACCAAAAAATGGTGGGACCCACCACTTTTTCTCCCCTCTATCTCCCTCCTCTCACCTACCAAACACACATACTTCATCATTCCTCCccctaactctctcttctccatctctctcTATCCAAACCTccctctaccaaacaaagtgtcaAAGTGAATCccatttttgtatttttttcttaactttttttCAAAATGAGGTGATTTAACAAGTTatctcatttaaaaaaaaaaactcataatggGTTTAGCCCGGTTGTATTTTAAAGGGCCTACTCAACTAGACTCATTTTCCTCTTAACATGTGATGAGCCCATGGGAATGAGATAAGTTGTCTTCTTGCCAACTAACCTTGAAAaactttatatttgaaattcatTACCAGTCTTGAACCTTTTTTTtggaaactcttgaaacatTAAAGTGTAGTAGTATTTAGAGAACAATTAACCAAAGAACGTGATTAATAAAGTAACTGAAAAACACATTTCCAATAAATTCATGTGAAGAAGTAATTTGACTACAGTAATTTCTTTTTATGCACACAGATACCATGATGAGTATCTCCAATATCCTATTTTGACATATAGAGATCACCTAAATCAATATTATCTCTTCCCataaaacattttaaaaaatacagAACAATTCAGTTTTGTGAAAAAACTTGAAATTGTTTTCTtactaaatagtaaatactaTGTCATCCATTCATTAATCCCTACATTTTTGTCAAACATGTGGGGGATAAACTTTGAACCTTCTTCCCATGAAATGCTGTGTCAGTGACACATAGTAATAGATTTGCATTGCAATTTCCACACATCTATCCAGTTTGTTATTGACACATGATACATCCTTAAATGTAACTACGACTTTCTCCATCCCCTCCCACGTTATCATTCAATGctctgtttctgtttctgtttcttcACATCTTTGCTCTGaactctctccctctctctctctctcattgatTCAGCAGCTATGAACGCTCTCGCAGCCACCAACCGCAACTTCAAACGCGCCGCTCGCATTCTCGGTTTGGACGCCAAGCTTGAGAATAGCCTTATGATCCCCTTCAGGGAAATCAaggttttctttgtttttcatttctctGTTTTGTTTCTTCTAAAATCATAATAATAACCAATGAATGATATCATTGGATTTTGCAGGTTGAATGCACGATCCCAAAAGATGATGGAACTCTGGTTTCCTATGTTGGTTTCAGGATCCAACATGACAATGCTCGTGGTCCTATGAAAGGCGGAATCCGTTATCACCCTGAGGTTCTTTGTTTTTCTGCATGTTTTGTTTTCTCTACGTTGAATGGTTCATGTTTTGCTGTGTGTGTATACTCATTTTGGTTTATGATTCGAATGATTTAACCTTTGCATGCCAAGTTCTGTAAAAGTTTCAATGGTTATATAGAATCCTAATTCATTGTTAAAAATGAAGTAAGAAAATGGTAAGGTACAATTCCTTGAAAAGATAAAAGACAAAAGCAGGTTTCAAAATACCCCTGCCTGAtttttctcaacttctgaatcGAAAAAATAGGACATGCATTTTTCATGTTAGTAATCTGTTACCTATAGAATAAGTCAACAATTTTTAGCTGAATCAAATTTTCTGGGAGAAAGGAAAGAGTGCAGAGCATGAGCTGAACTTGACAATGATTTTCTCATTGGAGcagatttttatttttgcaAAATTAACTGAGTCACTGTGTAACTTCAACTGCATCATGCATGCTTCATCTTTAATGTTAGTCTACATAGTTCTCCTGATGACAATTAAAATGTTGCATGATGACCCTTTAAACATTCTCTCTCACACTCTTTGTaacattattttttatcaattggaAATTTCCATCACCACTTTCTTATTAGTTAAATTAATGTGAGGCACCAGCTCTACTAAATCATATTGGTCCCCTCCAAATTTGATGGTCTTATTGTCTATTAGTAGCATACCAGCATTTCTCAATGTGAACAACAAAATTTTCAAACTCGTTTTTGAGTATCATTGTATGACATTGTCCTATTCATTTGCTGATGCCAGGTTGACCCAGATGAAGTGAATGCTCTAGCTCAGTTAATGACATGGAAGACAGCCGTAGCTGACATTCCGTATGGAGGAGCAAAGGGTGGAATTGGTTGCAACCCGAAGGACCTGAGCCTTAGCGAGCTAGAACGTCTCACTCGTGTTTTCACCCAAAAGATCCATGATCTCATTGGAGTTCAGAGGGATGTTCCTGCCCCTGACATGGGAACTAATGCACAGGTACTTCTTTTCTTAAGTACATGACTTGTTTTGTGCCCATTTATTATACAAATTAGCATCTAGCAGTTTCATCATGTATCCTTTGTTTCACAGACAATGGCTTGGATCCTTGATGAGTATTCAAAGTTTCATGGGCATTCACCAGCAGTTGTGACTGGAAAGCCTATTGTAAGCATAACCATCATATTCTTGTATGCACAATCATAATTTATGTACTCAAGACTAAGAAACTAGTTTGAAAATGTTTTGGTCTGTAGGATCTTGGAGGTTCATTGGGAAGAGAAGCTGCCACAGGACTTGGAGTGATTTTTGCAACAGAGGCTTTATTTGCTGAATATGGGAAGTCAATTTCTGACATGACATTCGCCATCCAGGTAAATCTCTAATCAGATTAGGAAATATTTTAGTTGGCCCTAAATATTTAGTACGTGTTTGGATACCAGTTGAGTGCAAAGTGAACGGACTTTCATCTCAATCCATAAGCGTTCAGAAGAGTTTGCGAGTGCTAACGTCGTTTGACTGGTCCCAATAGATATCCAATTAACAAAATCTTCATTAGGAAAATATATGTCAATATGTCTGTAGTTTCTGAAATAATAGATATTAATCCTAGTTTCATCTATATTATATGATTATTTGTTTCACTGTTCAGGGGTTTGGAAACGTGGGTTCTTGGGCTGCTAGGTCAATTTTTGAGAGAGGGGGTAAGGTGGTCGCTGTGAGTGACATCAGTGGTGCTATCAAAAACCCAAATGGAATTGATATCAAAGCTCTTCTGAAACACAAGGAAGGCAATGGAACTTTgaaggacttcccaggaggagATGCCATGGATCCAAATGAGTTACTTGTTCATGAATGTGATGTTCTCATCCCATGTGCCTTGGGAGGTGTTCTCAACAAGTATGTTCATCTAAGCTCATAAATTATCAGCACTGAAGTGATCTTAGTTTTACTGAGTTTT from Lotus japonicus ecotype B-129 chromosome 2, LjGifu_v1.2 includes:
- the LOC130741011 gene encoding glutamate dehydrogenase 2, encoding MNALAATNRNFKRAARILGLDAKLENSLMIPFREIKVECTIPKDDGTLVSYVGFRIQHDNARGPMKGGIRYHPEVDPDEVNALAQLMTWKTAVADIPYGGAKGGIGCNPKDLSLSELERLTRVFTQKIHDLIGVQRDVPAPDMGTNAQTMAWILDEYSKFHGHSPAVVTGKPIDLGGSLGREAATGLGVIFATEALFAEYGKSISDMTFAIQGFGNVGSWAARSIFERGGKVVAVSDISGAIKNPNGIDIKALLKHKEGNGTLKDFPGGDAMDPNELLVHECDVLIPCALGGVLNKENAADVKAKFVIEAANHPTDPDADEILSKKGVVILPDIYANAGGVTVSYFEWVQNIQGFMWDEEKVNKELKNYMTRAFRNIKAMCKIHDCDLRMGAFTLGVNRVARATLLRGWEA
- the LOC130741010 gene encoding DNA repair endonuclease UVH1 gives rise to the protein MVQFQEHIITELLEDSNGGLVILSSGLSLSKLISSLLLLHSSSQGTLLLLSPSSTTLKSKINFHLKTLNPQFYQIPSEITADLPAHHRHSLYTSGNAFFITARILIVDLLTNRLPTSKIAGIVLLNAHSISETSTEAFIVRIFRSLNRDAYVRAFSDKPHAMVSGFAKAERTMKCLFLRRLHLWPRFQVYVSQELERDPPDVVDIRVPMTRYMVGIQKAIIEVMDACLKEMRKTNKVDIEDLTVENGLFKSFDEIVRRQLDPIWHTLGKKTKQLVSDLKTLRKLLDYLVRYDAVTYLKYLDTLRVSESFRSVWIFAEASYKIFDYAKKRVFHLVRSDGTKLNGQSKGGKNKKKKVKGDNKDTEEVDGTSSASSNAGLVLEEVLEEAPKWKVLREVLEEVEEERQKQGTLREEVLAEGEDTDNGIVLVACKDEMSCLQLEECITNSPKKVMREEWAKYLLNKVQLRDIVHKKKKPKDPKGFGILDGVTPIAPAQKMETSTINKQEHDALLAAASELKKRVENVHVVEDTLQPDFSGQVRSKGKRKLGNRNSPIIVDGLGAQTDNKDASTSEKTGMSVDNMVLRRHTNPDSASGSGKPLPPVHFYALESDQPVLDILKPSIIIVYHPDMAFVREIEVYKAENPSKRLKVYFIFYEDSTEVQKFEASIRRENGAFESLIRQKSMMMIPVDQGGHCLGLNSTLEADLNTPQNSITRKAGGRKEVDKDMQVIVDMREFMSSLPNVLHQKGMRIIPVTLEVGDYILSPLICVERKSIQDLFMSFTSGRLYHQVETMVRYYRIPVLLIEFSQDKSFSFQSASDIGDDVTPNSIISKLSLLALHFPRLRIIWSRSLHATAEIFASLKANQDEPDETKAMRVGVPSEEGIVEDDVRAENYNTSAVEFLRRLPGVTDSNYRAIMDGCTSLAELALLPLEKLAELMGGHKAARTLREFLDAKYPTLL